TTCGAGCGGTGGCGTGCGCTGGACGCCGAGATCACCGACATCACCGAGAACCGTGATCGCCGTGCCGAGGAGGCGACCCGGTTGCGCGAGGCATTGGCGCTCATCGAGGCCGCCGCACCGGAGCCCGGCGAAGACGTCGCACTCGCCGCGCGTGCCGAGCGCCTCGCGAACGCCGAGGAGCTACGGCTCGCCGCCTCCCTCGCCCACGGCGCGCTGTCGAACGAAGAGGGCGAACCGGATGCCTCCGTACTCGTCGCCGAGGCCCGCCGCGCGCTCGAGCGCGTCTCGGATGCATCCCTGACCGAGGTCTCGGAGACGCTCGCCGACATCGGCTATCGCATCGCCGACGTCGCGGTGCAGCTGTCGACCTACCTCGCCGACCTCGACGAGTCCGGCCCGCATGAACTCGCAGCAGTCGAGGAGCGCCGGGCGGCGCTCGGCACGCTGATCCGTGCCCACGGCTCGCTGGATGACGCACTGAAGCTCTGGCAGACGGGTTCGACGCGGCTCGCGGAGCTCGACGACGACGATGAGCGGCTCGTGAATCTCGAAGCCGAGCGGGATGCCGCGCGCGCCGAGCTCGACGCGAAGGCCGACGCTCTCACGAGCGAGCGCACGGAGGCCGCCCGCCGGCTGGGCGTGGCCGTGAGCGAGGAGCTGCATGCGCTCGCGATGCCCGATGCCAGGCTCGAGGTCGCCGTCACTCCGGGATCCGAGAGCACGCATGGTCGGGACGACGTCGCGATCCTCCTCGCCCCGCACCCTGGTGCCGAGCCGCGCTCGGTCGGGAAGGGGGCATCCGGCGGAGAGCTCTCCCGGGTGATGCTCGCGATCGAGGTCGTCATCGCGGGCACCGACCCCGTGCCGACGTTCGTGTTCGACGAGGTCGACGCCGGCATCGGCGGCGCCGCTGCGATCGAGGTGGGCCGACGACTCGCCCGGCTCGCAGAGAAGTCGCAGGTCATCGCCGTGACGCATCTCGCGCAGGTCGCCGCGTTCGCCACCAATCATCTTTCGGTCGTCAAATCCAACGACGGCGCGGTCACCGCATCCAGTGTCCGCCGTCTGGACGGCCCCGAACGCGAGGCCGAGATGGCTCGTCTGCTCTCGGGACTCGCCGATTCGGATGCTGCTCTCACCCACGCCAGGGAACTTCTCACCCTCGGCACCTCCGGCGACTGATAGGATCGAAGCCCGTGATGAACTCTTCTTCTGCGGGGCCCAAGAACGACACGACCAAGCACATCTTTGTGACGGGTGGTGTCGTTTCGTCTTTGGGTAAGGGGCTCACTGCCGCAAGCCTCGGCAACCTCCTCACCGCCCGCGGACTCCGCGTCGTGATGCAGAAGCTCGACCCGTATCTGAACGTCGATCCGGGAACGATGAACCCGTTCCAGCACGGTGAGGTGTTCGTCACGGATGACGGAGCCGAGACCGATCTCGACATCGGCCACTACGAGCGCTTCCTCGACATCAACCTGTCCCAGGCCGCGAACGTCACGACCGGCCAGATCTACTCGCAGGTCATCGCCCGCGAACGTCGCGGCGAGTACCTCGGCGACACCGTGCAGGTCATCCCGCACATCACGGACGAGATCAAGCGCCGCATGCGTCTGCAGGCCACCGAGGACCCGCGCCCCGACGTCATCATCACCGAGGTCGGCGGAACCGTCGGTGACATCGAGTCGCAGCCGTTCCTCGAGTCCGCCCGCCAGCTGCGTCACGAGCTCGGCCGTGACAGCGTGTTCTTCGTCCACGTCTCGCTCGTGCCGTTCATGGGCGCGTCCGGCGAGCAGAAGACCAAGCCGACGCAGCACTCGGTCGCAGCTCTCCGCCAGGTCGGCATCCAGCCGGATGCGCTCGTGCTGCGCAGCGATCGCCCGGTCAGCGAGAGCAACCGCAACAAGATCGCCCTGATGTGCGATGTCGACGCCGAGGGCGTCATCAACACGGTCGACCTGCCGAGCATCTACGACATCCCCTCGACGCTCAACGACCAGGGCCTGGACTCGTACATCGTCCGCCGCCTCGGCCTCGACCGAAAGGCCGCGGAAGAGGTCGACTGGTCGCGCTGGAGCAAGGTCCTGCACGCGGTGCACAACCCCAAGCACGAGGTCACGATCGGACTCGTCGGCAAGTACATCGACCTCCCCGACGCCTACCTGTCGGTCACCGAGGCGCTCAAGGCCGGCGGTTTCGCGCAGGAGACCAAGGTCAACATCCGCTGGATCCCCTCTGACCGTTGCGAGACCCCGGAGGGTGCGCGCGAGCAGCTCGCCGCTCTCGACGGCATCTGCGTTCCCGGCGGCTTCGGGATCCGCGGCATCGAAGGCAAGCTGGGCGCACTGAAGTTCGCCCGCGAGCAGGGCATCCCGACCCTCGGACTGTGCCTGGGTCTGCAGTGCATGGTCATCGAGTACGCGCGGGATGTCGCCGGCATCGCCGACGCGTCGTCGAGCGAGTTCGACCCGGAGACCACCGAGCCCGTGATCGCGACGATGGCAGAGCAGATCGAGATCCTCGACGGCGGCGACCTGGGCGGCACGATGCGCCTGGGCCTCTACCAGGCGGCCCTGGCGGAGGGTTCGCTGGCCCGCGAGCTGTACGGCGCGGCCGAGGCATCCGAGCGTCACCGTCACCGTTACGAGGTCAACAACGCCTATCGCACGCGCCTCTCCGACGCAGGGCTGGTCTTCTCGGGCCTGAACCCCGACCTCGATCTCGTCGAGTTCGTCGAGCTGCCGCGCGATGTGCACCCGTACTACATCGCGACCCAGGCCCACCCGGAGCTGCGCTCGCGTCCGACCGACCCGCACCCGCTGTTCCGCGGCCTCGTCGGAGCCGCCATCGAGCGGCACCGTTCGAGCGAGCTGTTCGACGTCGAAGCCGATGCCGACTTCAGCGAAGCCGATGCGTGAGTACGGCGAAGCCGATGTCTGAGTCCGACGAGCGCATGCCCGAGTTCGACGACCTGCGCGACGAGCCCTTCGACCCTGAGGTGCTCAGCAGCGAGGTCGCGTTCGAGGGCGTCGTCTGGAACGTCCGCGACGACCGAGTGCGGTACGGCGACGGAGAGATCCGTCGCCAGTACGTCGCGCACACCGGCGCGGTCGCGATCCTGGCTCTCGACGACGACGGCCGTGTGCTGCTGATCCAGCAGTACCGGCATCCGATCCGCCACCGTGACTGGGAATTGCCGGCCGGCCTGCTCGACGTCGCGGGGGAGGAGCCTGTCATGGCTGCTCAGCGCGAGCTCGCGGAGGAGGCCGACCTCGTCGCCACGCACTGGGAGCCGCTCGTATCGTCCTGGACCACCCCCGGGGGCAACGACGAGGAGATCCACATCTTCCTCGCGACCGGGATCTCCGCGGCCGACTCCGCCCACGCCCGTGAGGACGAAGAAGCCGACATCCGCGTCGAATGGGTGCCCCTGGATGCCGCGGTGCGAGCGGTGCTCGAGGGACGGATGCGCAACGGCATCCTGAGCATCGGCGTCCTGGCGGCCGCGCAGAGGCTGCGCGACCGAGGCTGAGATGCAGCTCGACCGTGCGCTGGACACGTATCTGCGCCACGTCACGATCGAGCGCGGGCTCAGCGAGCACACCATCGCCGCCTACCGTCGCGATCTCGCCGCCTACCGGGAATGGCTCGCGGCCGACGGCATCACGGACACCGCCGAGGTCACCGCGGCGGTGGTCGGTCGCTTCATCGCCGATCGCGCCGGCGCGGAGCCCGCTCCGGCGGCCACGAGCCTGGCGCGGATGCAGTCCTCCGTGCGCGGGTGGCACCGCTTCCTCGCCAGGGAGGGCATCGAGGATGACGACCCCAGCGGCCGGCTGCGCCCGCCCAAAGCGCCGCAGCGCCTGCCCAAGGCGCTGACGATCGACCAGGTCGAGCGGCTGCTCGCCGCGCCCTCGGCGGAGGACCCGCTGGGCATTCGGGACCGGGCCCTGCTGGAGCTGCTGTACGCGACCGGGGCGCGAGTCTCCGAGGCGGTCGGATTGGATGTCGACGACCTCGCCCACGGCGACGTGCTGCGGCTGCGAGGCAAGGGCTCGAAGGAGCGGATCGTGCCGATCGGGTCGTTCGCCCGCTCGGCCGTCGACGCCTATCTCACCCGGGTGCGTCCGGGACTCGCGGCGAAGGGGCGAGCGTCCGCGCGGCTGTTCCTCGGAGCGCGAGGAGCACCCCTGTCGCGGCAGAGCGCGTGGCTCGTGATCCGCGCGGCCGCGGAGGGTGCGCAGATCACCAGCGAGGTCTCGCCGCACACCCTTCGCCATTCGTTCGCGACACATCTGCTGCAGGGCGGCGCCGACGTGCGCGTCGTCCAGGAGCTGCTGGGGCACGCGTCGGTGGCCACCACCCAGATCTACACGCACGTCTCGGTCGACACGCTGCGCGACATCTACGCGACCTCGCATCCGCGCGCTCGCTGAGCGCCGCAGTTCGTCCTGGCACTCAGGCACGGGGCGAAAACCCGGGATCGCCGGGCGTGAGGCGTCGATCCAGGCGGGCGATCGCTAGACTCGATCAAGCACGAAACGAGCAGGAGAATCGGTGGCTGAGAACGCGGCGAAGTCCAGGGCGAAGACGTCGAAGACCGACGACACCCCCATGGGACCCACCGGGCGTCCCTATCACGGCTTCGCGACCCCCGAACCGCTCGCCTCGCACGGGCCGGCCCGCATCATCGCGCTGTGCAACCAGAAGGGCGGGGTCGGGAAGACGACCACCTCGATCAACCTCGCCGCAGCCCTCGCCGAGTACGGCCGCAAGGTGCTGGCCGTCGACTTCGATCCGCAGGGTGCGCTGTCGGCCGGTCTCGGCATCCAGACGCACGACGTGCCGACGATCTACGACCTGCTCCTCGACACCAAGCGCGACGCCCACGACGCGATCGTGCACTCCGGAGTAGAGGGCCTCGACGTGATGCCCGCGAACATCGACCTCTCCGCTGCAGAGGTGCACCTCGTCAACGAGGTCGCAAGGGAGACGATCCTCGCGCGGGTGCTCCGTCAGGTCGCGGGCGAGTACGACGTCATCCTCATCGACTGCCAGCCGTCGCTCGGCCTCCTCACGGTCAACGCGCTCACCGCCGCCCACGGCGTGATCATCCCGCTCGAGTGCGAGTTCTTCGCCCTGCGCGGGGTCGCTCTGCTGATCGAGACCATCGACAAGGTCCGCGACCGACTCAACCCGTCGATCACGATGGACGGCCTGCTCGCCACCATGTACGACCCGCGCACGCTGCACTCGCGCGAGGTGCTGGAACGCGTGGTCGAGGCGTTCGGCGACGACGTGCTCGAGACCGTGATCGGTCGCACCGTCAAGTTCCCCGACGCATCGGTCTCCGGTGTGCCCATCACCGAGTTCGCTCCGGAGCACGCCGCCGCCCAGGCCTACCTGCGGCTGGCGCGGGAGCTGGTAGCCCGTGGCGCTGTCGCCTGACCTCGAGCCGTCAGAGACACCTGCTGCGGCCGTGCCGGCTGCTGAGACCGAGACTGCTGCCGAGCCTGAGACTGCTGCTGAGATCGAGTCCGCGGATGACGCCGGATTCCGGGTCTCGCTGTCGAACTTCGACGGCCCGTTCGATCTGCTGCTGACCCTCATCTCGAAGCACGAGATGGACATCACCGAGGTGTCGCTGAGCGCCGTCACGAATGAGTTCATCGCCTACCTCAAGGAGTTGGACGACGACGAGGAGCTCGATCAGGCGTCGGAGTTCCTCGTGGTCGCAGCGACTCTCCTCGACATGAAGGTCGCCGGCC
This genomic interval from Microbacterium hydrocarbonoxydans contains the following:
- a CDS encoding CTP synthase, which gives rise to MNSSSAGPKNDTTKHIFVTGGVVSSLGKGLTAASLGNLLTARGLRVVMQKLDPYLNVDPGTMNPFQHGEVFVTDDGAETDLDIGHYERFLDINLSQAANVTTGQIYSQVIARERRGEYLGDTVQVIPHITDEIKRRMRLQATEDPRPDVIITEVGGTVGDIESQPFLESARQLRHELGRDSVFFVHVSLVPFMGASGEQKTKPTQHSVAALRQVGIQPDALVLRSDRPVSESNRNKIALMCDVDAEGVINTVDLPSIYDIPSTLNDQGLDSYIVRRLGLDRKAAEEVDWSRWSKVLHAVHNPKHEVTIGLVGKYIDLPDAYLSVTEALKAGGFAQETKVNIRWIPSDRCETPEGAREQLAALDGICVPGGFGIRGIEGKLGALKFAREQGIPTLGLCLGLQCMVIEYARDVAGIADASSSEFDPETTEPVIATMAEQIEILDGGDLGGTMRLGLYQAALAEGSLARELYGAAEASERHRHRYEVNNAYRTRLSDAGLVFSGLNPDLDLVEFVELPRDVHPYYIATQAHPELRSRPTDPHPLFRGLVGAAIERHRSSELFDVEADADFSEADA
- the xerD gene encoding site-specific tyrosine recombinase XerD, which produces MQLDRALDTYLRHVTIERGLSEHTIAAYRRDLAAYREWLAADGITDTAEVTAAVVGRFIADRAGAEPAPAATSLARMQSSVRGWHRFLAREGIEDDDPSGRLRPPKAPQRLPKALTIDQVERLLAAPSAEDPLGIRDRALLELLYATGARVSEAVGLDVDDLAHGDVLRLRGKGSKERIVPIGSFARSAVDAYLTRVRPGLAAKGRASARLFLGARGAPLSRQSAWLVIRAAAEGAQITSEVSPHTLRHSFATHLLQGGADVRVVQELLGHASVATTQIYTHVSVDTLRDIYATSHPRAR
- a CDS encoding NUDIX domain-containing protein produces the protein MSESDERMPEFDDLRDEPFDPEVLSSEVAFEGVVWNVRDDRVRYGDGEIRRQYVAHTGAVAILALDDDGRVLLIQQYRHPIRHRDWELPAGLLDVAGEEPVMAAQRELAEEADLVATHWEPLVSSWTTPGGNDEEIHIFLATGISAADSAHAREDEEADIRVEWVPLDAAVRAVLEGRMRNGILSIGVLAAAQRLRDRG
- the recN gene encoding DNA repair protein RecN, with the protein product MIEEMRMQGLGVIADAVLPLGAGFTAITGETGAGKTMVVTGLGLLLGQRADSGAVRAGANQASVAGVWIVPETGDVADIVSDAGGELEPAGSGSAELYVSRTLSAEGRSRASVGGRAAPAGVLSALAEELVVVHGQSEQLRLRSSAAQRDALDRFGGAPIASALEAYGAAFERWRALDAEITDITENRDRRAEEATRLREALALIEAAAPEPGEDVALAARAERLANAEELRLAASLAHGALSNEEGEPDASVLVAEARRALERVSDASLTEVSETLADIGYRIADVAVQLSTYLADLDESGPHELAAVEERRAALGTLIRAHGSLDDALKLWQTGSTRLAELDDDDERLVNLEAERDAARAELDAKADALTSERTEAARRLGVAVSEELHALAMPDARLEVAVTPGSESTHGRDDVAILLAPHPGAEPRSVGKGASGGELSRVMLAIEVVIAGTDPVPTFVFDEVDAGIGGAAAIEVGRRLARLAEKSQVIAVTHLAQVAAFATNHLSVVKSNDGAVTASSVRRLDGPEREAEMARLLSGLADSDAALTHARELLTLGTSGD
- a CDS encoding ParA family protein; protein product: MGPTGRPYHGFATPEPLASHGPARIIALCNQKGGVGKTTTSINLAAALAEYGRKVLAVDFDPQGALSAGLGIQTHDVPTIYDLLLDTKRDAHDAIVHSGVEGLDVMPANIDLSAAEVHLVNEVARETILARVLRQVAGEYDVILIDCQPSLGLLTVNALTAAHGVIIPLECEFFALRGVALLIETIDKVRDRLNPSITMDGLLATMYDPRTLHSREVLERVVEAFGDDVLETVIGRTVKFPDASVSGVPITEFAPEHAAAQAYLRLARELVARGAVA